A window of Campylobacter concisus genomic DNA:
TTCATTAAATTTCTTACCCAAAGCAAGCCCTATAGCCTTGACGCTATCTTCTGTCAAGTCTTTTTCAAAAATGCCACGGATATCGTATTCTCTAAAAATTTCATCATATTTCATTGTAAATTCTCCCTGAAAGAAAGCAAAATAATACAAGAATAAATTTAAAAAGGAGTAAAATAATTTTATAAATTTAGTGAGGTTAAAGTTTAAGTATAAATTCGAGCCAGAAAGCTCTAGCTCGAAAAGGGCTGCTACATCATGCCGCCCATACCGCCCATTCCGCCCATGTCAGGCATTGCAGGCATTGCTTTTTCTTCTTTTATTTCACTGATAGTTGCCTCAGTCGTTAGTAGCAAGCTAGCCACACTAACAGCGTTTTGAAGCGCGACTCTCTCAACTTTAACTGGATCGATGATACCGGCTTCAAACATATTTACATATTCGCCAGTTGCAGCATTAAAGCCAAAATTTGCATCTTTGCTTGTCTCAACTGCATTTGCTACTACGCCTGCGTCAAAGCCAGCGTTCTCAGCGATTTGGCGAAGTGGAGCACGAAGCGCTCTTCTAACGATCTCAGCGCCGATTGCCTCATCACCTTGTAAATTTAGATTTACACTCTTTGAAGCAAGGATAAGAGCTGAACCGCCACCTACTACGATACCCTCTTCAACAGCTGCACGAGTAGCGCTTAGAGCGTCATCTACACGGTCTTTTTTCTCTTTCATCTCAGTTTCAGTCGCAGCACCTACTTTGATAACTGCCACGCCACCGCTTAGTTTTGCAAGACGCTCTTGAAGTTTTTCTTTGTCATAGTCACTTGTTGTCTCAGCGATTTGCGCTTTGATCTGAGTTATTCTAGCGTCGATCGCTGACTTCTCGCCCGCACCATTTACGATAGTTGTGTTATCTTTGTCTATAACTACGCTTGAAGCTTGTCCAAGGTCATTTATAGTAGCGCTCTCAAGTGTTCTACCTAGCTCTTCGCTAATGACTTCGCCACCTGTTAAGATAGCGATATCTTCAAGCATCGCTTTTCTTCTATCACCAAAGCCAGGAGCTTTTACGGCTGAGATGTTTAGCACGCCACGAAGTTTATTTACAACAAGCGTTGCAAGTGCCTCGCCTTCGATATCTTCAGCGATGATTAGAAGTGGTTTGCCACTCTTTTGTACTTGCTCAAGCACAGGGAGTAGATCTTTTAAATTTGTGATCTTCTTGTCAAATAGCAATATGAATGGATTGCTTAGCTCTACTTGCATCTTTTCAGGGTTTGTGATGAAGTATGGGCTTAGGTATCCGCGGTCAAACTGCATACCCTCAACAACG
This region includes:
- the groL gene encoding chaperonin GroEL (60 kDa chaperone family; promotes refolding of misfolded polypeptides especially under stressful conditions; forms two stacked rings of heptamers to form a barrel-shaped 14mer; ends can be capped by GroES; misfolded proteins enter the barrel where they are refolded when GroES binds), which gives rise to MAKEIFYSDDARNRLYEGVKKLNDAVKVTMGPRGRNVLVQKSFGAPNITKDGVSVAKEVELKDTIENMGASLVREVASKTNDQAGDGTTTATVLAHAIFKEGLRNVTAGANPIEVKRGMDKEVAALIDALKNISKKVSGSKEIAQIATISANSDESIGKLIADAMEKVGKDGVITVEEAKSIQDELSVVEGMQFDRGYLSPYFITNPEKMQVELSNPFILLFDKKITNLKDLLPVLEQVQKSGKPLLIIAEDIEGEALATLVVNKLRGVLNISAVKAPGFGDRRKAMLEDIAILTGGEVISEELGRTLESATINDLGQASSVVIDKDNTTIVNGAGEKSAIDARITQIKAQIAETTSDYDKEKLQERLAKLSGGVAVIKVGAATETEMKEKKDRVDDALSATRAAVEEGIVVGGGSALILASKSVNLNLQGDEAIGAEIVRRALRAPLRQIAENAGFDAGVVANAVETSKDANFGFNAATGEYVNMFEAGIIDPVKVERVALQNAVSVASLLLTTEATISEIKEEKAMPAMPDMGGMGGMGGMM